The Corynebacterium auriscanis genome includes the window GCATTGGTATTGTGGTAACCAGCGACAGAGGCCCCAAGGGTTTGCAAGAGCTTACCGGTGCTTCCGCCTGATGTGCTTCACACCACACGGTCGGCTGCACTACCGCCTCCGTGTCGTCACCCCCACCCAGTTCCGTACTGGGTTTATCCCGGCAGCACGCTGGGATGCGCCAGCCACCACGGCTAGGTGCACGAGACACGAACTCCTCCATTGAAGAAGGAAGTGAAGATTTACATGTCTAACGTCGGCAAGGCACGTACCGCTGCAGAAATCCAGAAGGATTGGGACGAGAACCCACGCTGGGCGAACGTTGAGCGCGATTACACCGCAGAGCAGGTTGCTCAGCTGCAGGGCACCGTAGTCGAGGAGCACACCCTCGCTCGCCGTGGCGCTGAAATCCTATGGGACGCCGTTAACAAGGGCGACGATTCCTACATCAACGCACTGGGCGCACTGACCGGTAACCAGGCTGTTCAGCAGGTCCGCGCAGGCCTGAAGGCTGTTTACCTGTCCGGTTGGCAGGTTGCGGGTGACGCAAACCTCTCCGGTCACACCTACCCAGACCAGTCCCTGTACCCAGCTAACTCCGTGCCACAGGTTGTGCAGCGCATCAACAACGCTCTCCTGCGTGCAGACGAGATCGCTCGCGTTGAGGGCGACACCTCCGTTGACAACTGGTTGGTTCCAATCGTTGCTGACGGTGAGGCCGGCTTCGGTGGCGCACTGAACGTTTACGAGCTGCAGAAGGCCATGATCAAGGCTGGCGCCGCTGGTACCCACTGGGAGGACCAGCTCGCTTCCGAGAAGAAGTGTGGCCACCTGGGCGGCAAGGTTCTGATCCCGACCCAGCAGCACGTTCGTACCTTGAACTCCGCACGTCTGGCTGCTGACGTTGCTAACACCCCAACCCTGGTTGTTGCACGTACTGACGCTGAGGCCGCTACCCTGCTGACCTCTGATGTTGACGATCGCGACAAGCCATTCCTGACCGGTGGCCGCACCGCTGAGGGCTTCTACAACGTTCAGAACGGCATCGAGCCTTGCATCGCCCGCGCGAAGGCATACGCTCCATACGCTGACCTGATCTGGATGGAGACCGGTACCCCAGACCTCGAGCTCGCTAAGAAGTTCGCTGAGGCTGTTCGCTCCGAGTACCCAGACCAGCTGCTGGCCTACAACTGCTCCCCATCCTTCAACTGGTCTGCTCACCTGGACGACGACACCATCGCGAAGTTCCAGAACGAGCTGGGCGCAATGGGCTTCAAGTTCCAGTTCATCACCCTGGCTGGCTTCCACGCCCTCAACTACTCCATGTTCGACCTGGCTTACGGCTACGCCCGCAACCAGATGTCCGCTTTCGTGGACCTGCAGAACCGCGAGTTCAAGGCAGCCGAGGAGCGCGGCTTCACCGCTGTGAAGCACCAGCGCGAGGTTGGTGCTGGCTACTTCGACCAGATCGCCACCACCGTGGATCCAAACTCCTCCACCACTGCCCTGAAGGGTTCCACCGAGGAAGGCCAGTTCCACTAAGAACCGCCTACCTCTGCCACGATCTTTTAAGGTCCAGGCGAAAGCGCGGTTGACGTAGAACCTGCCCGCCGGGAAGTTCGCAACATCATTGTTGTGAGCCTCCCGGCTTTTTCTTTGCGCAAAACCTACCACCCCCGGGTGCGAGAGTTTACCGCACCACACACCTCGCCCCACCCGTGCGGCGGAGCGAAGAGGAGGGGGAGCTTTGAGGCGGGCGGATACGAACTAAAGCCAGCTAATTCAAGCGAAAATTTACAAACCCATGCGAGTGCGTGATTAGTCACCTATACTGGGCGGCATGAGCAACCTCGACCCCCAACCCCTCGAACGGGTCTGCACTTCTGGCGGCGAGCCGGACGCTGATCGTGGCAACGTAGAAAGCGCTACTTCTGCCGACCACGACTACGCGGATGTGGAAATCATCACCCACCGCGAGGTTCCCCTCGGTGGCCCCCGAGCCATGCCTGTACGCAGAACGCTCCCCCAGAAGAAGCGCTCCCTCATCGGAGCGTGGTGCTTCGCGGATCACTATGGCCCCTCGGACGTTTCGGCGACAGGCGGAATGGATGTAGCCCCTCACCCTCACACCGGCTTGCAGACTGTGAGTTGGCTTTTCGAAGGCAAGATCGAGCACATTGATTCCGGTGATAACCGCGGTATGGTCCTGCCGGGCGAAGTCAACCTGATGACCTCCGGAGCGGGCATATGCCACTCGGAAACCTCCACCCCCGATGTCACAACCTTGCACGGAGTGCAGCTGTGGTTGGCATTGCCCAACGATGTCCGTTCAACCGCCCCGCGCGCCCTGGATCACTACGCACCCCAGCCAGTGACCATCGAGGGTGGATCAGCGCTCGTGTTTATCGGATCGCTCGCCGGCTCCACCAGTCCGATTGAAACTCACTCCCCACTGCTAGGCGCAGAACTGAAAGTCGAACCCCATAGCGCTATCACGCTCGAGGTCAACCCAGAGTTTGAACACGGCCTACTAGTGGACGAAGGCGATGTGACGTTGGAAAACACCCCAGTTCCAGTCTCCGCGATCGGTTACACCGGTGTCGGCACCACCACCCTGCGAATCCGCAACGATTCCGACGATCCAGCCCGCCTAGTGCTATTGGGCGGAGAGCCTTTCCCCGAAGAAATCGTGATGTGGTGGAACTTCGTGGGTCGGTCCAGTGAGGAAATCGCGGAGTACCGGGAACAGTGGCAAGCCCGCACCGAGCGCTTTGGCGAAGTGAAGAACTACGAGGGGCACGGCGGGCCGAACAAAAATGCGGATGGCTTAAGTTGGCTGCCCGCCCCGGATCTGCCGAATGTGATGATCAAGCCCCGCAAGAACCCGGCACCACATGCTCGTGCGGACTTGCCAGAACCGGGTGAGCGCACCGAGACGGTCTCGTTCGGAAAGAAGTAGCCCCCCAGCTACCGACAATTCGCTCGAGCCACCAACAATTCATTCCAATTATCAACCATAAGGAGAACAACCATGAGCAACCTGCAGGACAAAACCGGCGCTGAAGTAACCGTTCAACCAACCTCCGACGGCCGCGCATTCGGCATCGATGTTGTAGCTGACGGTGTAACCGCCGGTCGCGCCTTCTTCCTCGACCACGATGGCGAGCGGATTTTCTACCACACCGAAGTCGACGAAGCATACGGAGGCCGTGGTTTGGCCACGATCTTGGTCCGCGAGGCACTAGAGGCTAGCCGCAAGGATGACCTCGTTATCGTACCCGTCTGCCCACTGGTCAAGGGATTCCTCGACAAAAATGGAGATGACTTCACAGCTCAGGGAGGCGAGTTCCGTCGCGCCACCCGTGACGATGTAGCGTTCGTGCAGAACTCGAACTAGTTTCCTCCCTCTTTGCCCCTTATCGCTCTCTAAAATCCTCCCTCGTTGGAAAGGAATCAGGTAGAAATCAATGCCCTCCGCTGACCGGCCGTATCTAGACAAGAGCCAGCCCGGCACTTACAAAGCCATAGTCGAGGTTTCCAAGGAAGTACGAAAAGCCAGCGAGGCTGTGGGAATCGACCGTGCGCTTAGCGAGCTGGTCAACGTACGGGTATCACAGATCAATGGCTGTACCGCCTGCCTGAGTGTCCACTTCCCCGCTGCCCGGCGCGCAGGCGTATCCCAGCTCAAGCTGGACCTGCTTTCCGCCTGGCGCGATTCGGATGTTTTCACTGAGCGAGAGCGGGCGTGCCTCACTATCGCCGAGGCTCTCACGCGCCCCGCTGGAGGCGAGCTCACACTGAGTGGCCCAGCGTTGGACTCCGCCATCGCCGAAGCTGCGCAGGTCCTCAACGAGGACGAGTTGGCGGCCGCGCAGTGGGCAGCTATCGCCATCAATGCGTTCAACCGCATCTCCATCGCGAGCGCCCACCCTCCTTACACAGCAAACTACAAAGAATGATCAGCACACAGTAGTTTTCTGTTGCACCAGCGAATTATCCCGGCGCATTCACGCAGTATGCTGTCCACATGGCTTCCTCACATGTGTTCGTCGGATCTCGCTTGCGCGAGCTGCGGAAAGACCGCCGGTTATCGCAAGCCGAATTCGCCGACAAACTGGGAATTTCCGCCAGCTACGTCAACCAAATTGAACACAATTCACGCCCTCTGACTGTCGCTGTACTAGCTAAACTCACTGCGACTTTCGGAGTGGATGCCACTTTCTTTTCTCGGGAAGACGCCACGCGTCTGCTGGCCGAGGTTCAGGACGTGGTTCACGATCGGGAAGTGTGCCCAACCCCCGTAGACGTGGCTGAACTCGCGGATCTGGTCCGCAATCACCCCACCTTGGCCCGCGCCATGGTGGAGATGCACTCTCGCTATCGCAATGTATCGGACAAGCTTTCCCTAGCCACGGACGAGCGCCTGCAGGGCAATGCCGTCTTATCCATTACCCCCCGCGGGGAACTCTTTGGACGCGCATCGGGACCAGAAGCCTTCTCCATGCCGCACGAAGAAGTCCGCGACTACTTTTACGCCAGGCAAAACTACGTAGACGTCCTCGATGTGCAAGCCGAGGCGCTAGCGGGAGAATTGGCACGGATGCAGCGGGGCGTCAATAAAACAAGTAGGCCAGCGCAGCAGATACATCACAAAGAGCAGATCATTGCCACCCGGCTAATCGATCAGCATGGAGTACCCGTGACGTATTCCACGGATTTGGGCGATACCCAGCACTACTTTGATTCCTCCAAGCGGGAACTATTTGTATCGACGAAGATGCGCCCCGGACAAATTGCATTTCGCTTAGCTACCGAGCTGGCATTTCTAGAGGCTGGGGATACCATCGCTAGCTTGGTGGACTTGGGACATTTTCAGTCCGACGATGCCCGTGCGCTGGCTTCCCGCGGCCTAGCCACGTACTGGGCAGCAGCCTTGTTGTTGCCCTACCGCCAATTCCACGAATCCGCGGAACAATCCCGGTATGACCTAGAGTTTCTTATGCGCGAATACGGTGTGGGCTATGAAACAGTCTGCCACCGCCTATCCACGTTGCAACGGCCATCGCTGCGTGGGGTTCCATGGACGTTTGTGCGAGTGGATCGAGCGGGCAACATGTCCAAGCGGCAATCTGCCTCTGGATTGCACCTGTCGCACTCCGGAGGTACCTGCCCACTGTGGAATGTATATGAAACGTTTAGCTACCCCGGAAAGATCATGCGGCAGATTGCACAGATGCCCGATGGCCGACGGTATTTGTGGATTGCCCGCACGGTTAATCACCACCGCGCAGCTTGGGGCCAACCCGGCAAAATGTTCGCGATTGGGTTGGGATGCGAAATCCGGCATGCAGAACGCACGGTGTATTCCGACGGGTTGGACTTGGAGGACCAGTCGGCGGCCGTTCCCATCGGGTCGGGTTGCCGGTTATGCCCACGCGAGGCTTGCCCACAGCGTGCTTTCCCACCGATACACGAACAATTGGCCATTGATCCCCACCGGTCAGCAATCGCGCCGTATTAGCCGCAGACTGGGGACAAATAAGGCTCGCGCTAACCGGTGGCGCCAGTATCGTCGAACAGCCCGGCTATCTCACGACGGCGATGTTCGCGCCGGTTATAAGTCGCTTCGCGGATGGCATCATCCGAATCAAAGCCAGAGCCCAGCGCCCCCGCCATCGTGCCCAGCGATGCGGTAAACCACGCGAGCGTCAAATAATCCAAAATGGACACCTTGGAACTAATTTGCTGCGCGAAGTACGGAATCGGCACCACGGTGGCGGCGAACAGCAACAGGGTCAGAAAGATCAGCACGTAGATTCCCGCTGCCGCCAGTCCCACTGTGCCAACCGTGGCGAAGTTATCGATACGGCTGCGCCAACGCGTGAGCGAATCCATGTCCTTGCCGCGCCACTTGTTCCACAAACCATTATGAAAAATCAACCAAAAGGTCAGGGCCGCGATGGCCACGAATGTGATCAAGCTCAGGCGCCACACAGCGATTAGGCTAGACATCGCCCAGACCGACCCGTAGAAGATACTGAAAGCCCCCGTTGCCACGCCTGTGGCCAAACAGCCCGAGAGCACTCGAATGAGTTTGTCCGGGCGATTG containing:
- a CDS encoding GNAT family N-acetyltransferase codes for the protein MSNLQDKTGAEVTVQPTSDGRAFGIDVVADGVTAGRAFFLDHDGERIFYHTEVDEAYGGRGLATILVREALEASRKDDLVIVPVCPLVKGFLDKNGDDFTAQGGEFRRATRDDVAFVQNSN
- a CDS encoding carboxymuconolactone decarboxylase family protein, whose translation is MPSADRPYLDKSQPGTYKAIVEVSKEVRKASEAVGIDRALSELVNVRVSQINGCTACLSVHFPAARRAGVSQLKLDLLSAWRDSDVFTERERACLTIAEALTRPAGGELTLSGPALDSAIAEAAQVLNEDELAAAQWAAIAINAFNRISIASAHPPYTANYKE
- the aceA gene encoding isocitrate lyase, whose translation is MSNVGKARTAAEIQKDWDENPRWANVERDYTAEQVAQLQGTVVEEHTLARRGAEILWDAVNKGDDSYINALGALTGNQAVQQVRAGLKAVYLSGWQVAGDANLSGHTYPDQSLYPANSVPQVVQRINNALLRADEIARVEGDTSVDNWLVPIVADGEAGFGGALNVYELQKAMIKAGAAGTHWEDQLASEKKCGHLGGKVLIPTQQHVRTLNSARLAADVANTPTLVVARTDAEAATLLTSDVDDRDKPFLTGGRTAEGFYNVQNGIEPCIARAKAYAPYADLIWMETGTPDLELAKKFAEAVRSEYPDQLLAYNCSPSFNWSAHLDDDTIAKFQNELGAMGFKFQFITLAGFHALNYSMFDLAYGYARNQMSAFVDLQNREFKAAEERGFTAVKHQREVGAGYFDQIATTVDPNSSTTALKGSTEEGQFH
- the ramB gene encoding acetate metabolism transcriptional regulator RamB, which encodes MASSHVFVGSRLRELRKDRRLSQAEFADKLGISASYVNQIEHNSRPLTVAVLAKLTATFGVDATFFSREDATRLLAEVQDVVHDREVCPTPVDVAELADLVRNHPTLARAMVEMHSRYRNVSDKLSLATDERLQGNAVLSITPRGELFGRASGPEAFSMPHEEVRDYFYARQNYVDVLDVQAEALAGELARMQRGVNKTSRPAQQIHHKEQIIATRLIDQHGVPVTYSTDLGDTQHYFDSSKRELFVSTKMRPGQIAFRLATELAFLEAGDTIASLVDLGHFQSDDARALASRGLATYWAAALLLPYRQFHESAEQSRYDLEFLMREYGVGYETVCHRLSTLQRPSLRGVPWTFVRVDRAGNMSKRQSASGLHLSHSGGTCPLWNVYETFSYPGKIMRQIAQMPDGRRYLWIARTVNHHRAAWGQPGKMFAIGLGCEIRHAERTVYSDGLDLEDQSAAVPIGSGCRLCPREACPQRAFPPIHEQLAIDPHRSAIAPY
- a CDS encoding pirin family protein produces the protein MSNLDPQPLERVCTSGGEPDADRGNVESATSADHDYADVEIITHREVPLGGPRAMPVRRTLPQKKRSLIGAWCFADHYGPSDVSATGGMDVAPHPHTGLQTVSWLFEGKIEHIDSGDNRGMVLPGEVNLMTSGAGICHSETSTPDVTTLHGVQLWLALPNDVRSTAPRALDHYAPQPVTIEGGSALVFIGSLAGSTSPIETHSPLLGAELKVEPHSAITLEVNPEFEHGLLVDEGDVTLENTPVPVSAIGYTGVGTTTLRIRNDSDDPARLVLLGGEPFPEEIVMWWNFVGRSSEEIAEYREQWQARTERFGEVKNYEGHGGPNKNADGLSWLPAPDLPNVMIKPRKNPAPHARADLPEPGERTETVSFGKK